A region from the Parabacteroides sp. FAFU027 genome encodes:
- a CDS encoding uroporphyrinogen decarboxylase family protein, giving the protein MKQFNNQIADAQATTVTPIKPEDFNLDEYAAYAETLNQKCAKFWVAQSGVVVYRRMRVAECFSYGCRDMKRSLENQLGALHKSMLYKADVPNFLEPWYGIGTIASAFGGEYIWEEGNAPALKASFNTIDDVLAYTPKPVAETGIGRYTLDMIDYFMEKTKGKIPVSLTDTQSPLNMVGHLLSLDQIFMAMILEPEKVVRLFDILADLSISFNHEQMKRIGSALAYPGHGFASSTTWRGLGVSDDNAIMISPELYTELAAPSVEKICAPFGGPVFHSCGNWRGWIDAVLGLKDICMADGAFSPETDPGAITDLEAYHQFAGTGVVLNARIVGDLKTIEQQIRRLWTPGMKLSVVTYCETPEEQAKAYDLIHEICQ; this is encoded by the coding sequence ATGAAACAATTCAATAACCAGATTGCCGATGCCCAGGCAACTACTGTAACGCCTATAAAACCTGAAGACTTTAATCTTGATGAATATGCTGCATATGCGGAGACTCTGAATCAAAAGTGTGCCAAATTTTGGGTTGCCCAGTCTGGTGTGGTTGTTTACCGCAGAATGCGTGTGGCAGAGTGTTTTTCGTATGGTTGTCGTGACATGAAGCGTTCGCTCGAAAACCAGTTGGGCGCCCTGCATAAAAGTATGTTGTATAAGGCTGATGTCCCAAACTTTCTGGAACCGTGGTACGGGATCGGAACCATTGCCAGTGCTTTTGGTGGTGAATACATTTGGGAGGAAGGAAATGCTCCGGCTCTCAAGGCATCATTCAACACGATCGACGATGTTCTTGCCTATACTCCAAAGCCGGTGGCGGAAACCGGTATAGGAAGGTATACCCTCGATATGATCGACTATTTTATGGAGAAGACAAAGGGCAAAATTCCTGTTTCGCTCACCGATACACAATCTCCGCTCAATATGGTCGGACATTTGTTGTCGCTCGATCAGATATTTATGGCGATGATTCTGGAACCGGAGAAGGTTGTTCGTCTATTTGATATACTAGCCGATCTTTCCATCTCTTTTAATCACGAGCAGATGAAGCGGATAGGATCTGCATTGGCCTATCCGGGACATGGATTTGCCTCATCCACAACATGGAGAGGATTGGGAGTGAGTGATGATAACGCAATTATGATTTCACCTGAACTTTACACAGAACTGGCTGCTCCTTCTGTTGAAAAGATTTGTGCTCCTTTCGGCGGACCGGTTTTTCACTCTTGCGGAAATTGGCGCGGATGGATTGATGCCGTGTTAGGTCTGAAAGATATTTGTATGGCTGACGGAGCTTTCTCTCCCGAAACAGACCCCGGAGCAATAACCGATCTGGAGGCTTATCATCAGTTTGCCGGAACCGGCGTGGTACTGAATGCCCGAATTGTGGGCGACCTTAAAACGATCGAACAACAAATTCGCCGTTTATGGACACCCGGGATGAAGCTGTCGGTTGTTACTTATTGCGAAACGCCAGAGGAACAGGCGAAAGCTTATGATTTGATTCACGAGATTTGTCAATAA
- a CDS encoding alpha/beta hydrolase family protein: MQTYTTKAFNFCSLNAIESPGKHAGKMSFRKARLMLLLFFLVNIYSISYAATGNWTSSVTGGNITYTTTESPSPAKDYNGNYMTVVYLENLGFHKIGGNSNATDVAWLLSKGYRVIELNYANSTKAVTPAINADIIAINDAIFNGSFCGLTNCSKYRAYVLFEGYRISRDVPYFVDDPAVYNYSSTYTVGDSLRMDIIYPANASVTVPVVLSFSYSNSYPGDANKNQRLNLGNSLAGFKDSFLEGAPANGIAWAMADHPKYCPWGNGKPANATNNKAYGSYETNPDAARKVKSAVRTLRALGAGLGLSGKIGIYGFSRGSTAGSMAVGNRTVPEFENAGFNTGISDDVQAAALGSGVFDYIQIYNASESDAGNLLTNCPLVWGPLASNYALWQSQGSAYLAQTAATAPVLFFYNTNDALYYQDQIKRFKAKLDSLGVPTATLVNYGTGHAVPQTGATLSTLYCFFNRYLTPPSVRQESRV; the protein is encoded by the coding sequence ATGCAAACCTACACTACCAAAGCCTTTAATTTCTGCTCTTTAAATGCAATAGAATCACCCGGAAAACATGCCGGAAAAATGTCTTTCCGAAAAGCAAGATTAATGCTTCTGCTATTTTTTCTGGTAAACATTTATTCCATTTCTTATGCAGCAACTGGCAACTGGACCAGTAGTGTTACAGGAGGGAATATCACTTACACCACAACGGAATCTCCGTCTCCCGCCAAAGATTATAATGGCAATTACATGACTGTGGTCTATCTTGAGAACCTCGGCTTTCATAAAATCGGAGGAAACAGTAATGCTACAGATGTGGCCTGGCTGCTTTCAAAAGGCTACCGTGTCATTGAACTAAACTATGCCAACAGTACTAAAGCTGTTACACCGGCCATCAATGCAGACATTATCGCAATCAATGATGCAATATTCAACGGATCGTTTTGCGGGCTTACCAACTGCTCCAAATACAGAGCGTATGTGTTGTTTGAAGGATACCGGATTTCGCGTGATGTTCCTTACTTCGTGGATGACCCCGCCGTTTATAACTATTCATCAACCTATACTGTCGGAGATTCGTTGCGCATGGATATCATTTATCCGGCAAATGCATCCGTGACTGTGCCTGTTGTTTTATCTTTCTCTTATTCCAATAGCTATCCCGGAGATGCCAACAAAAACCAGCGGTTAAATCTGGGCAATTCACTGGCCGGTTTTAAGGATTCGTTTCTGGAAGGCGCTCCCGCCAATGGTATTGCCTGGGCGATGGCCGACCATCCCAAATATTGTCCCTGGGGAAACGGAAAACCGGCTAATGCGACAAATAATAAAGCGTATGGATCATACGAGACAAACCCCGATGCCGCACGAAAGGTGAAATCAGCCGTCCGTACCCTTCGCGCATTGGGGGCAGGACTTGGACTCTCGGGGAAGATCGGAATCTATGGATTTTCACGCGGTTCAACAGCCGGATCAATGGCTGTCGGAAACCGTACGGTTCCCGAATTTGAGAATGCAGGGTTTAACACCGGTATTTCTGATGATGTGCAGGCTGCGGCACTCGGTTCGGGCGTTTTTGATTATATACAGATTTACAATGCGTCGGAAAGTGATGCTGGTAATCTTCTGACCAATTGTCCTTTGGTCTGGGGGCCTTTGGCTAGTAATTATGCTCTATGGCAATCTCAGGGGTCAGCATATCTGGCACAAACGGCTGCTACAGCTCCGGTACTTTTCTTCTACAATACAAACGATGCTCTTTATTATCAGGATCAAATCAAGCGTTTCAAGGCCAAACTGGATTCACTTGGCGTACCCACAGCCACACTGGTCAACTACGGCACTGGTCATGCAGTTCCACAAACCGGAGCCACTCTATCGACTCTTTACTGTTTCTTCAACCGGTACCTGACACCTCCGTCAGTGCGGCAGGAATCCAGGGTATAA
- a CDS encoding DUF4268 domain-containing protein → MYSKEELRQLKTEFWESFATFCEVQPFLRGRKPMWMLYDTKVKDVELKFDISRRGAIVALEINHRNESDRMEMFERIGWYKEALEKDFPEGELIWELVYELDYGKQVARIFVEKTGIDFHRRNHWGEYFRFMADNMFLLERNFREFCEYLRD, encoded by the coding sequence ATGTATTCAAAAGAAGAACTTAGACAACTGAAGACCGAATTCTGGGAAAGTTTTGCCACTTTCTGTGAAGTTCAACCCTTTCTACGTGGACGTAAACCGATGTGGATGCTCTACGACACTAAGGTAAAAGACGTAGAGCTTAAATTTGATATTTCCCGTCGGGGAGCTATTGTTGCTCTGGAAATCAACCACCGTAACGAAAGCGACCGGATGGAAATGTTTGAGCGAATCGGTTGGTACAAAGAGGCGCTGGAAAAGGATTTCCCTGAAGGAGAACTTATATGGGAACTGGTTTATGAACTTGACTATGGAAAACAGGTTGCCCGTATTTTTGTTGAAAAGACAGGGATTGATTTCCACCGCAGAAATCACTGGGGTGAATATTTCCGTTTTATGGCAGACAACATGTTCCTGCTTGAGCGGAACTTCCGGGAATTCTGCGAATACCTCAGAGATTAA
- a CDS encoding T9SS type A sorting domain-containing protein: MKQKLYSLIFLCGLWGGGVCSAHGQTTMTLRFQDGTEKNTAISTVNKMILSESNLALNYLSGNSDSYSLGSIQKITFSTLAGTNNILADNLTMSVCPNPATDYILLKNAPEGQLNAMVYRMDGAEVINVQLSSSSDKIAVSGLAKGFYILKVNNKALKFTKQ, from the coding sequence ATGAAACAAAAACTTTACTCATTGATTTTTCTCTGCGGCCTTTGGGGCGGGGGAGTCTGTTCAGCACATGGACAGACTACGATGACCCTGAGGTTTCAGGATGGGACTGAAAAAAACACAGCCATCAGTACTGTAAACAAAATGATTCTGTCGGAAAGTAATCTGGCTTTGAATTATCTAAGTGGAAATAGTGATTCATATTCGCTTGGTTCAATTCAGAAAATAACTTTCAGTACACTGGCCGGAACAAATAATATACTGGCTGATAATCTGACAATGTCGGTTTGTCCTAATCCAGCCACTGATTATATTCTGTTGAAAAATGCACCAGAAGGTCAGTTAAATGCCATGGTGTATAGGATGGACGGTGCTGAAGTCATTAATGTACAGCTTTCCTCTTCATCGGATAAGATAGCTGTAAGCGGTTTAGCTAAAGGTTTTTATATTCTCAAGGTTAATAACAAGGCACTTAAATTCACGAAGCAATGA
- a CDS encoding T9SS type A sorting domain-containing protein: MSLSLSPNPATDEVKIIFSLRNSGKAQIELCNPSGTVLYKAEKQYDYAGLQKETISLNKLNLPQSIYIIRVSADGMQGITKLIRGKMLI; the protein is encoded by the coding sequence TTGTCGCTTTCATTATCCCCTAACCCGGCTACTGATGAGGTGAAGATAATATTCAGCCTTAGAAATTCCGGCAAAGCGCAGATCGAATTGTGCAATCCCTCCGGAACGGTTTTATATAAAGCCGAAAAACAATATGACTATGCCGGGCTGCAAAAAGAAACGATTTCCCTGAATAAATTAAATCTCCCGCAGAGCATTTACATTATCAGGGTTTCAGCAGATGGGATGCAGGGGATTACGAAGCTGATCAGAGGAAAAATGCTAATCTAA
- a CDS encoding T9SS type A sorting domain-containing protein: MRKLILFITFSIISFAGHSQTKGCTDPRATNYNSFATENDGSCVYSQTSYTLTTLTNLSDTVKETSGLVVFDGQYWTFNDSGNTNQIFSISPVNGRILRTITVKNSVNIDWEAITQSDTHLFIGDFGNNANGARSDLRIYKISKEQIRNTLNDTVTAEIINFSYADQSSLTPVAANTTNYDAEAMIFAHDSLHIFSKDWNDLMTRHYTLSANAGTWQAQSKETYDSGFLITDASYSPVTGNIVLLGYNTSGAYPCYCLLLFDYKGSQFFSGNKRLIDLGSAMVNGQTEGIHLQSDNTGYITNESVSYLFLKIKAKLQYFDFSAYMNGASTGENISNEDQKIKISPNPFKDYISLRLLPNMDNATYTIRNSTGKTVQEGNLYGGDNPICTSSLNNGIYLITVEKENFKTIKAIKIEK, translated from the coding sequence ATGAGAAAACTAATACTCTTCATTACTTTTTCGATAATCTCCTTCGCCGGACATTCTCAAACAAAAGGCTGTACTGATCCGAGAGCAACAAACTACAACAGTTTTGCCACTGAAAATGACGGATCATGTGTTTATTCACAAACCAGCTATACTCTCACAACATTAACCAACCTGAGCGATACGGTAAAGGAAACCTCCGGTCTCGTTGTTTTTGATGGCCAGTACTGGACATTCAACGATAGTGGAAATACCAACCAGATTTTCTCCATAAGTCCTGTCAACGGCAGAATATTACGGACTATTACTGTAAAAAATTCTGTAAATATCGACTGGGAAGCAATAACCCAAAGTGACACGCATCTGTTTATCGGAGATTTCGGGAATAACGCGAATGGAGCGAGAAGTGATCTTCGTATTTATAAAATCAGCAAAGAGCAAATTCGTAATACATTAAATGATACAGTAACTGCGGAAATTATCAATTTTTCCTATGCGGATCAGTCGTCTCTGACTCCAGTTGCGGCCAATACGACAAATTACGATGCTGAAGCTATGATCTTTGCACATGATTCACTACATATTTTCAGCAAAGACTGGAATGATCTGATGACACGCCACTACACCCTCTCAGCCAATGCCGGTACCTGGCAAGCTCAATCCAAAGAAACTTATGATTCGGGCTTTTTGATTACTGATGCCAGCTACTCTCCCGTAACAGGAAATATCGTGCTCCTCGGATATAATACATCTGGTGCATATCCCTGCTATTGTTTACTTTTATTTGATTACAAAGGCAGTCAGTTCTTCAGTGGAAATAAAAGATTAATTGATCTGGGATCTGCAATGGTAAATGGTCAAACCGAAGGAATACATCTACAAAGTGATAATACCGGATATATTACAAATGAATCTGTTTCTTATCTTTTCCTCAAGATCAAGGCGAAATTACAATACTTTGATTTCAGCGCATACATGAATGGAGCTTCCACCGGAGAAAATATATCGAATGAAGACCAGAAAATTAAAATTTCCCCCAATCCATTCAAAGACTATATTTCATTGCGCCTGCTCCCCAATATGGACAATGCAACTTATACAATCAGAAACAGTACGGGAAAGACCGTACAAGAAGGAAATCTTTACGGAGGTGACAATCCCATCTGTACCTCTTCTCTAAATAACGGAATATATCTGATTACAGTAGAAAAAGAGAATTTTAAGACGATCAAGGCTATTAAAATTGAGAAATGA
- a CDS encoding carbohydrate-binding domain-containing protein: MKKSGLILLSVVCLITLFAQKKLYIFKSDKSILEATIAAIDSLKFSADQTLLDIHNTDQTITSVAVAGIDSITFADAVSDTITITYSGSSVSVDNPMAKYGISVLSTGADVVVKSTLQNNKVDYLVKGTTTDGSLKIYSDYKFDLILNNANITNNDGAAINIQSSKHIKVTLDAGTTNSLTDGSTYATSTEDEKSTFFSEGQLEFDGTGTLTVVSKAKHAICSDDYISITNGSITVSSAKKDGIHAKDYFKMSGGTLNITATGDAIESEGYMQISGGAITTTNTAVDVDGIKCDSTLSITGGTINMTVGGAMAKGIKSSDKMTLSGGTITVNTSGVAVLETSGLGTDPSYCTAIKSDSTITLNGANITITATGVGGKGISSNKDIYMTAGTVNVTTSGNGATYTNPLGITDGYAASCMDADGNISVIGGSLTATCSGTGSKGISADGNLTFGDVTNSPTVKVTSTGSRFLISGTTGYATANYAKPKCIKSDGVMIINNGTFTLSTANPGSSAFDSDSTLYFKGGNATITLGGNQSKGIKATRAMTLSGGTIIVNATGGVELETSGSGKDPAYCAAVKGDEDIAICGSNITLTSSGAAGKGVSGDKNIIMTSGVVKATMSGTGATFTNSSGTADSYSAAALSADVNLSILGGSVTTTSSGLGGKGLKADGIVTIGDTNNSPTLNITTTGTRFLVSGTDYCHPKTLVATGAITINNGTNTFTSSDDGIHSGTSITINGGNNNVTASSTTAGVGEGVESPLITCNSGTTTINASNDGINATYGTVSGGTESNDGSYFYMKGGIMVVNGSDAVDSNGNVVVSGGCLIVNGPSSGVEEGIDFNGTFNVNGGTIISCGSNSNMTKAMSTTSTQSGMYIKSSSLISSSSLLHIENASGTEMITFKPKNGGYYFHFSCPSLAKGTSYKIYTGGTYTGGSFVGGTSGYGMYAGGVYSTSGATLKSTTTLSSSSTVNTISF, translated from the coding sequence ATGAAAAAATCAGGATTAATACTGCTGAGTGTTGTGTGTCTTATTACACTCTTTGCGCAGAAGAAACTTTACATTTTTAAATCGGATAAATCAATACTTGAAGCAACCATTGCAGCTATTGACAGCCTGAAATTCAGTGCAGATCAGACGTTGCTTGATATTCATAATACGGATCAGACGATAACTTCAGTTGCCGTCGCCGGTATAGATAGCATAACTTTTGCTGATGCGGTGTCGGATACGATTACGATTACCTATTCAGGAAGCTCTGTTTCAGTGGATAATCCAATGGCTAAATATGGAATATCTGTTCTGTCTACTGGCGCTGATGTGGTTGTGAAATCGACTTTGCAAAATAATAAAGTCGATTATTTGGTAAAAGGTACCACAACTGACGGTTCTTTGAAAATCTACAGTGATTACAAATTTGACCTGATATTGAATAATGCCAATATTACCAATAACGATGGCGCTGCAATAAATATTCAGTCAAGTAAACATATAAAGGTGACTCTGGATGCCGGAACCACCAACTCACTGACAGATGGTTCTACGTATGCAACAAGTACCGAAGATGAAAAATCAACATTCTTCAGTGAAGGTCAGCTGGAATTTGACGGAACCGGAACATTGACAGTGGTTAGTAAAGCCAAGCATGCGATTTGTAGTGATGATTACATCAGCATAACAAATGGTTCAATCACTGTTTCAAGTGCGAAGAAAGACGGTATCCACGCTAAAGACTATTTCAAAATGAGTGGTGGTACACTGAATATTACAGCTACCGGTGATGCGATTGAGTCCGAAGGTTATATGCAAATCTCTGGTGGTGCGATTACTACAACCAATACTGCTGTTGATGTGGATGGTATTAAATGTGACAGCACTTTATCGATTACCGGAGGAACTATCAATATGACTGTTGGCGGAGCAATGGCAAAAGGTATAAAGTCTTCTGATAAAATGACTTTAAGTGGCGGTACCATTACTGTAAATACAAGTGGTGTAGCCGTGCTTGAAACATCCGGTCTGGGAACTGATCCTTCATATTGTACCGCTATCAAGAGTGATAGCACAATTACCTTGAATGGGGCAAATATCACGATCACCGCAACAGGGGTAGGTGGAAAAGGTATTTCTTCAAATAAAGATATTTATATGACTGCCGGAACTGTAAATGTTACTACTTCCGGTAATGGAGCGACATATACAAATCCTCTGGGTATAACAGACGGTTATGCTGCCTCCTGTATGGATGCGGATGGTAATATAAGCGTTATCGGAGGTAGTCTTACAGCAACATGCTCGGGCACAGGAAGTAAGGGCATTTCAGCTGATGGCAATCTGACATTCGGCGATGTTACAAACTCTCCGACTGTAAAAGTAACCTCTACAGGTTCGAGATTCCTGATTTCAGGTACTACCGGTTACGCAACTGCAAACTACGCAAAACCAAAATGTATTAAAAGTGATGGTGTAATGATAATAAATAATGGTACTTTTACGCTCTCAACAGCTAACCCAGGTAGTAGCGCATTTGATAGTGACAGTACATTGTATTTCAAAGGTGGTAACGCTACAATTACTTTGGGTGGAAACCAGTCAAAAGGAATTAAGGCGACCCGGGCTATGACTTTGAGCGGTGGTACTATTATTGTTAATGCAACCGGTGGGGTTGAGCTAGAGACATCCGGTTCCGGTAAAGACCCCGCATATTGTGCTGCTGTCAAAGGTGATGAAGATATCGCGATATGTGGCAGTAATATTACTCTTACAAGTTCAGGTGCAGCCGGAAAAGGTGTTTCAGGAGACAAAAATATCATCATGACATCAGGTGTAGTAAAAGCGACTATGTCGGGTACAGGTGCTACTTTTACAAATTCTTCTGGAACAGCTGATTCTTATAGTGCGGCAGCGTTGTCGGCAGATGTAAATCTCAGTATTTTGGGCGGGTCGGTTACTACTACAAGTTCAGGATTAGGAGGTAAAGGATTGAAAGCTGATGGTATAGTTACAATTGGTGATACCAATAACTCTCCAACACTGAATATCACAACAACCGGCACAAGATTCCTGGTTTCAGGTACAGATTATTGCCATCCAAAGACTCTTGTAGCGACTGGGGCAATTACTATCAATAATGGAACGAATACCTTTACATCTAGTGATGACGGCATTCACTCCGGAACATCGATTACTATAAATGGTGGTAATAACAATGTTACAGCTTCGTCAACAACAGCCGGAGTCGGAGAGGGTGTTGAATCCCCTTTGATTACATGTAATAGCGGTACAACTACCATCAATGCTTCTAATGATGGCATCAATGCTACTTATGGAACGGTGAGTGGTGGAACGGAATCAAATGATGGCAGTTATTTCTACATGAAAGGTGGTATTATGGTTGTGAATGGTAGTGATGCAGTCGATAGTAATGGTAATGTAGTTGTTTCTGGTGGTTGTTTGATTGTGAATGGACCATCCTCAGGTGTGGAAGAAGGTATAGATTTCAATGGAACATTTAATGTTAATGGCGGTACTATTATATCTTGCGGATCGAACTCAAATATGACAAAGGCGATGAGTACAACATCAACACAGTCGGGGATGTATATAAAATCAAGTTCTTTGATTTCATCATCATCTTTATTGCATATTGAGAATGCTAGTGGGACAGAAATGATTACCTTTAAGCCGAAAAATGGAGGTTATTATTTCCACTTCTCTTGTCCAAGCCTGGCAAAAGGAACCTCTTATAAAATCTATACTGGAGGTACTTATACAGGTGGAAGTTTTGTAGGTGGTACAAGCGGTTACGGAATGTATGCCGGAGGAGTGTATTCAACTTCAGGTGCAACGTTGAAATCTACAACGACCTTGTCCTCCTCAAGTACTGTGAATACAATCTCATTCTAA